The Phacochoerus africanus isolate WHEZ1 chromosome 9, ROS_Pafr_v1, whole genome shotgun sequence genomic sequence tcggagctatagctgcccggcctacaccacagccacagcaacacgggatccgagccgcctctgttaccaacactgcagctcgtggcaaggccggatccttaaccgactgagcggggccagggatcgaaccctcaggttcgttaccactgagccgcaacgcgAACTCGGCCCCGCGGTGTTTGATAGGTATAAGCACATGCGCAGACTCCTCCGACTCCTGCCCATCCTTCAGCCCCTCGCGTTCCTCCCGAAACCGATGGACTACAAATCCCGGTAGACTTCCGGCACTTAGAGCTGAATGCACGTGCGCTTACAGCTGCCCGCCGGAAGGACCGAGCCTGGCTGTGTTTATCTCGTTGGAGACCCAGTCGGCAGTTGGCGGGCAACGGGTTCAAAGCTGCAGGCAGCGCGAGGAcccgcggccccgccccggcccggcctGGCAGGTAGCCCGTGGTGGGTTGAGGGACGAGGAAAATCATAGGGGATGGGGACGCCGATGCCTAGAGCTGAATTGTGGGGGAGGGGCCGGAGACcgatgaggtgggggtggggagggggatgacGGGAAAGGAGAGTGTTAAGGGGGAaagaagggctgggggaggatggTGGGGGAAGCGATGGGAGAGACCTGGTAACTGGAGGAGGCACTGAAGGGAACTGGAAGGAAGACTGGGTTAGGAGGAGAATGGGAAAGCTGAGGATAATGGAAGAAAAGGGCGGGGGTGTCTGGTgttgtgggggcagggaggttgGAATGACTGGAAGAAGACCCGGATAGCGTCATATACAGGGAGGAATATCTCTGGCCGAAAAGGGTCAGGGAATgttagcttttttcccccctagcaaaagaaggaaaatggaaggCTGTCGGGGTGGAGCTTGGAGTTgtgggagaaggaaaaagcagaaaaCTGCAAAGCTCTCAAGAGATCTGAAAAGGCCAGAAACGGAGAGTGAAAATTGCAAGAGAATAGGTAGGGGGGCAGGTCCCTGAAAGGCATGGAAGAAGCTGGAGAATGCCGCAGTGATGGAGCACGGACGGGAGAGCCCCAGGGATCAGAGGCGCCCGGGAGATGCTGGGGCTTGTCTTTCATGAGCTTGAGTTGTCCTTTGGAGAAGACGCTGAGGGTTTTTTCCTCTACCTTTGGATGGAATTGCTTCCCTCTTGCCCAGTGAATTCTTTACTTTACCTTGATATAGCTGAAGAGGAGAGTAGAAGCtgtgagggaagaggaaggacccCCATTCTTAAGCTCTCCAACTTCCTTCCTGTCTGTCCCCACAAGCCCAGATCCAAGAGCTTTTGGATTGAGGACAGGAGTAATGAAGTGAGAGTGGTTTCCTGCTGGGGCTATTTCAGGTTTGGCAGAGTGGGGGAGGGTTGGGGGAagttgggtgggggcaggggtctgGCGAGCCAGCTCAAAGCCCTGTGTCTTTCTTGCAAGGGACCTTCCTTTGCTTGAGCTTCTTCTGTGCCTGAGGTTCGGGCTagctcttccctctgccagggCTTCTTGAACAGGGAGCAGATGATCCACCCAAACCCAGCAGGTGCCTGCCAGCGAAGGCAGTGCCAGCTGCAAGAGGATTTGTCTAACAGAGCCTTCAAATGTACCCATTATCTCTAGGTTGGCGGGTTGTCTTGCAGAGACCATGACCGCTCATGCCTGGGTCTTTTTCTTATCCAGACCAAAGGCATTTTTGTGTTCCTGCTCCTCTCCAAGACACATCGCCACCCCCTATCCCCTTTCAGGGCCCCAAACGGGAAAAGAGCTGCTGGAAACAGCTTGTTCCTTACCACAATGGCAGGGTTGGGCAAGTGGCAAGAGGAGAAAaccccgcctccccacccccaccccctcaatcCCCGGCAGACACATACCTTTCTGGCTTAAGTTCTTGGCAGCATCCCAGGCACAGCTGTCAAAGGAACTCATCGTGCCTGTGAGGGGCCCTGGGTGACCCTGCTGACAACAGCTCAGTTGCACAAGAGCCCCCCAGGAGGGGCTAACTGTCCATGGAAGTCCCCGTCCCGGATTCATCCCACCCTGTCCTGGATAGAGGGACTGTTCCTCTCTGAAAGCCTAAAAGCTTTTCAGCTTGGAGACACTCATGCCAGCTTTCAATGGACCGTTTGGGGCTGCCTGGGCTATTCATAGCTCTGAGTATTTTGAGATCCCGCTCCCCACCTCAAAGAGCACACAGATTCTTAGAGAGGTGGCAATAAGCAGAgcagagccagagagaaaagaggagctTGGGCCTGGCCAGGGACAGGGTGGAGCCTCGGTGAGTAGGAGACAACCATGTTAAGCCCTTGTTCAGCAGCAGAGCTCGCAGTCAGGTCAGAGTGGCCCCACCCTTCACTGTTGGAGAACACAGGGCCGGGGGCCAGCTCCCTGACCTCAGCAGCTCCCTTAGTACATAGccagccacctgagctgcagaGGGGTGGTGTGGAAGGGCCACCAGGGTGACACTTGGAGGCCAGGGCTAGTCCTGGGCAGAGTCACGGTGAGCCAGGCAAAGGCCTTGCCTGAGGAGCCCACGGTCCTAACTTGTGTGCAGGTAGCAGAGGCAGCAGGCCGTGCCGGGGGGGCATGTGGCTGTAACCAGTGGCCCAGGGGATGTTACGCTGGACGGTGCACCTGGAGGGCGGGCCCCGCAGGGTGAACCATGCTGCAGTGGCCGTCGGGCACCGGGTGTACTCCTTCGGGGGTTACTGCTCCGGCGAGGACTACGAGACGCTGCGTCAGATTGATGTACACATTTTCAATGCAGGTGAGCTCCCCTGGGGACCATCCCTGGGCACCCCCAGGGAGGGCAACTGGGCGGCTGAGGAAGGTTTGATGTGGGTGCCTGCAGCCAAAAGGGATGGGGAACACGCACATCTGGTTTGGGGAGAGGTGGATAGCCTcaagggaggttcccagggctgaGCAGAGCTGTGCCCACAGTGTCCTTGCGTTGGACAAAGCTGCCCCCGGTGAGGCCCGCCACCCGCGGGCAGGCTCCCGTGGTACCCTACATGCGGTACGGACACTCCACCGTCCTCATCGACGACACAGTCTTCCTTTGGGGTGGGCGGAATGACACCGAAGGGGCCTGCAATGTGCTTTATGCTTTCGATGTCAGTGAGTATGGGTCTCAGGCTGCCAAGTGGTAcctgggcggggggaggggggggttctGGGAAAGGTGTGGGCTGAGGGGGCTGGGGATGAGGCATCCCGAAGTGTAGGAGGGAGGGTCCGCTTGCTCACTGGGCCCACCCTTTCCCCCTCTTCAGATACTCACAAGTGGTCCACACCCCGAGTAGCAGGAACAGTTCCTGGGGCCCGGGACGGACATTCGGCTTGTGTCCTGGGCAAGACCATGTATATTTTCGGGGGCTACGAGCAGCTGGTAGGTCTGAACTCGAGGTTCAGGGTGGGGAATGACAAAGAGGAAGGGGAATTAAGGTAGTGGAATGGGAGGCTTTGGTTTGCTCCCAGGATCagaaggaggagggtggagggtcGGGGGATGAccacttcccctccctctcttatTCCTTCTCTTACTTCCTTCCTTGTCCCTCTCAGGCGGACTGCTTTTCCAATGACATTCACAAGCTGGATACCAGCACCATGACATGGACCCTGATCTGTACAAAGGTCTgccctttttcctctctcccagaTCTCCCGCCTCAGTTTAAGAAACCATAGGGACAAATCAGCTGTACtttacaaagagagagagagaggaaggaaggaagggaaagaaagaaaccataggGAGCTTCAAAGCCAAAgctgaccccctccccctcctgtctCTGCTCTTGCCCAGGGCAACCCCGCACGCTGGAGGGACTTCCACTCGGCCACCATGCTGGGCAATCACATGTATGTCTTTGGGGGCCGTGCCGACCGTTTCGGGCCATTCCACTCCAACAATGAGATTTACTGCAACCGCATCCGCGTCTTTGACACGAGGACCGAGGCCTGGCTGGACTGTCCACCCACCCCGGTGCTGCCTGAGGGGCGCCGGAGCCACTCAGCCTGTAAGCGTCTGTCATGTCCCTTCTCGTTCCCCCTTCCTACCCATTGTCCCACACTCTTGAAAATTCTTCTCCTTCCAGTTGGCTACAATGGGGAGCTGTACATTTTTGGTGGCTATAATGCAAGGCTGAATCGGCACTTCCATGATCTCTGGAAGTTTAACCCTGGTAAGGAGCCCTGCCTTTAAGGGAGGAACAGGGAGCAGTTAGGTGAGGGCAGGGGTGGAGAGGCTGTCTGCACTAGGCAGGTGTTGACCCGCCATTCAACCTTCTCTTTAGTGTCATTTACCTGGAAGAAGATTGAACCGAAGGGGAAGGGGCCGTGTCCCCGCCGGCGCCAGTGCTGCTGTATTGTTGGTGACAAGATTGTTCTCTTTGGGGGTACCAGGttaggaggagaggagggagggctcCAGGAAGGGCCTAAGCCTATGACTAACATTTGAGCAAGAGGGTCTCGTGGGTGGTCTCtgcttcttccttcatttctcttttgatcCCTACAGTCCGTCTCCTGAGGAAGGCCTGGGAGATGAATTTGACCTTATAGATCATTCTGACTTACACATTTTGGACTTTAGTAAGTGATAACTTATTCCCAAAGTGCTCCTGCTATCagggtccctggccttgggtgGTGATATCCAGGACTGGCCCCTTTGCTTGGCTTTAACCATCTTCCTCTCCCCCACTCCTCCTTTAAAGGCCCTAGTCTGAAGACTCTGTGCAAACTGGCTGTGATTCAGTATAACCTGGACCAGTCCTGTTTGCCCCATGACATCAGGTACAGTGAATGGTTGGAAAGGAGGGATTGGTTGAGGGTGATGGGCAGCACAGGCATGACCCGATTAGCTTGGTCTTGgtgtgaaggagagagagattgtTCTGCTGGGGATGTAATATACTTGTGGAGAGTgaattggaaggaaaaataagactGTCAGCTGGGGTAAATTACATGGGGGGAAAAATCCAGTTTCAAACAAACCAAGCTCATAAGCATCACTTCCTGAGACCTGAGCTTGTTTTTGTTAACATGCTGAGAAGGTTTGAGTAAATCTTAGAATCTAGCTGCAGAGAGACGTTTAGGAGCTTCTGGATCACATTAGTTCCAGAGTTAAGGGAGGTCCTTCCTACTTCCCTTTGAGTCCGTATTCTTAGGTCCAAATCAACTGCTGAAAGTTATCTGGTGTACGATTGTGCCCTTTGGGGTCATTCTGCGACACTTCACTCCTTTTGTAACAGTTCTGCTTAACTCTTACTTGCTGAGGGTCTGTGTGTTCAGCATGTGGTGACAGAGTATATACAAGGCTGAACTGAGGGATCCAGGCTGGCCCAAGTGCTTAATACCAAGTAGACTGTAGCCTTGGCATAAGGAGGTACTTAGTGAATCTTTGTTGAATGACAGTATTGCCAAAAAGGGAggaatttaatttgaatttggTGGGAGGTGTGGGGAAGGCCTCTGGGAGGATAGGAGAGCTGAGTCAGGGCCTTAGAAGAATGGGAGTTGAGCTTATtcctgggaggggaagggggaggggcttcCTGATTGTATCTAAGCAGAGGAGGAAAGGTAGGTTTGGAAGTTTGTTGACATGTGTACAGTGATGGTTTTCTCATTGTGTACGGCACAcgaatataaatatgtaaacataaaCAGGAAATCCACTTGAGCTTGCAGGTGGAGGAGTGGGTGGTATTGGATTTGGTGGTGGGAGGGGTGTGATTGTTAAACCCGGTAGGACTGTAAGGAAGAGGTGGTTGTAGGTGGTTGAGCTTTAGGAAGTTGAAGGGACTGGTGTGTTGATAGCTTTGTTTGAGCAATTCTAGACTTCGGGGTGGAagctctcctttctttctgcctgtCATTTTTGGCCTTCCAGGTGGGAGCTGAATGCCATGACCACCAACAGCAATATCAGTCGCCCCATCGTCTCCTCCCATGGGTAGAGGAAGTTTCTGCCGCCTCCCTTCCTGAGCCTGCGTTGTCTTCACTGCCCCTGCCCATCTCTCACCCGCCTGCCCCCTTTGGACCCTGGACTCGTATACCTCCACATGGAGTTGGACTAGAGGTGTTTTCTGTGCTGTGAACTCAGTGGGGAGCTGTAGGGAGGAGGGCTAGGTCCCCTCCTCCTTGGGCCGAGGGCCCCTTCCCCTTGGTGCTCTTTCCCATCCACCTCCCTCCAACTGCTCCTgggcctctgctctgccctggccAGCCATTCTCTGCTGGGAAGtgaagggagtggggagaagggagaagcaaGCAGGGTCTGAGCCTCAGGAGcttcccccccaacacacacccctaTTACCACCCCTTCCCCCTGCTTGAGCCATGAGCATGGATTGGGAGCCGAGAGGAGTTGCAGCTGTTGGCATgaagcctccttctccctgacttgGGGAGGCAAGGACCAGCAGGTAATCTCACCCTTCCTTGAGCTGTTGCTGCACCCTGACGCTCTCAGCCGGCTcggattttataaaaatgaattaaaaaaatctccaaacgTCTGATCTCTTTTTGTGAAACACAATAGGTTTGGGAGGAGTTTCCGATGAGGTACTGGCTTCTCAGCCAAGGGCATTAGGAAACCAAGAACCAACACAGCCTGGCTTTAGTTTCTCTTCAGTGCTAAGTCAGTGCTTTGCGACAGACGAAAAGTTGGTGACGTTTTCGCAACTGGGTGCCCTTTTCtgctgtaggaggg encodes the following:
- the KLHDC3 gene encoding kelch domain-containing protein 3 isoform X1 → MLRWTVHLEGGPRRVNHAAVAVGHRVYSFGGYCSGEDYETLRQIDVHIFNAVSLRWTKLPPVRPATRGQAPVVPYMRYGHSTVLIDDTVFLWGGRNDTEGACNVLYAFDVNTHKWSTPRVAGTVPGARDGHSACVLGKTMYIFGGYEQLADCFSNDIHKLDTSTMTWTLICTKGNPARWRDFHSATMLGNHMYVFGGRADRFGPFHSNNEIYCNRIRVFDTRTEAWLDCPPTPVLPEGRRSHSAFGYNGELYIFGGYNARLNRHFHDLWKFNPVSFTWKKIEPKGKGPCPRRRQCCCIVGDKIVLFGGTSPSPEEGLGDEFDLIDHSDLHILDFSPSLKTLCKLAVIQYNLDQSCLPHDIRWELNAMTTNSNISRPIVSSHG
- the KLHDC3 gene encoding kelch domain-containing protein 3 isoform X3 — translated: MLRWTVHLEGGPRRVNHAAVAVGHRVYSFGGYCSGEDYETLRQIDVHIFNAVSLRWTKLPPVRPATRGQAPVVPYMRYGHSTVLIDDTVFLWGGRNDTEGACNVLYAFDVNTHKWSTPRVAGTVPGARDGHSACVLGKTMYIFGGYEQLADCFSNDIHKLDTSTMTWTLICTKGNPARWRDFHSATMLGNHMYVFGGRADRFGPFHSNNEIYCNRIRVFDTRTEAWLDCPPTPVLPEGRRSHSAFGYNGELYIFGGYNARLNRHFHDLWKFNPVSFTWKKIEPKGKGPCPRRRQCCCIVGDKIVLFGGTSPSPEEGLGDEFDLIDHSDLHILDFSTSDMSFEELLELQSQVGTKTYKQLVTGNSTKKQSSRPPVQKACVADKHRPLEMSAKVRVPFLRQVVPISKKVARDPRFDDLSGEYNPEVFDKTYQFLNDIRAREKELVKKQLKKRRSGEEHEKLQQLLQRMEQQDMAQQERKRQQELRLALKQERRAQAQQGHRPYFLKKSEQRQLVLAEKFKELKRSKKLESFLSRKRRRNAGKDRRHLPLSKE